A part of Bacteroidota bacterium genomic DNA contains:
- a CDS encoding Crp/Fnr family transcriptional regulator, which translates to MQDILFGFISKYISLTDDEKNAILSSDIFRTVKKGTILLEEGELSNQSYFVLKGCIRTYYVIDEEEKTTAFYTEMEALTPHCVISKTPSQYYVSCLEDTILTVSNTDMEEEINSKFPRFEIICRKLSEELLAKQRIDFDEFKTSSPEQRYQNLLQKRPDLIQRVPQHQLASYLGIKPQSLSRLRARILEKKS; encoded by the coding sequence ATGCAAGACATATTATTTGGCTTTATATCAAAATACATTTCGCTGACAGATGATGAGAAAAACGCAATACTCTCGTCAGATATATTCCGCACGGTAAAGAAAGGGACTATTTTACTTGAAGAAGGGGAACTATCCAACCAGAGTTACTTTGTTTTAAAAGGCTGTATCAGGACGTATTACGTAATAGACGAAGAAGAAAAAACAACCGCTTTTTACACCGAAATGGAAGCTTTGACCCCGCATTGTGTGATAAGCAAAACCCCGTCTCAATATTATGTAAGTTGTTTAGAGGATACTATTCTTACTGTTTCAAATACGGATATGGAAGAAGAAATAAACAGTAAGTTTCCAAGGTTTGAAATTATATGCAGAAAACTATCCGAAGAGCTTTTAGCGAAGCAACGAATAGATTTTGACGAGTTTAAAACCTCTTCGCCCGAACAACGATACCAAAACTTACTACAAAAAAGGCCCGACCTTATTCAGCGTGTTCCGCAGCACCAATTGGCCAGCTATTTAGGCATTAAACCACAATCATTAAGCAGGTTAAGAGCACGAATTCTTGAAAAAAAGAGCTGA
- a CDS encoding alkylphosphonate utilization protein has protein sequence MSDEMKPCPQCKSPYGYLNGNDLYECPECGHEWNATGVAEEAAQEAGLVVKDSNGTILADGDAVIVIKNLPVKGAPNPIKAGTKVKNIRLVEGDHNIDCKIDGFGSMSLKSEFVRKA, from the coding sequence ATGTCAGACGAAATGAAACCCTGCCCACAGTGCAAATCTCCCTACGGATATTTAAACGGAAACGACCTTTATGAATGTCCGGAGTGCGGCCACGAATGGAACGCGACAGGAGTTGCAGAAGAAGCAGCCCAAGAAGCAGGCTTGGTGGTAAAAGACTCTAACGGTACTATTTTAGCCGATGGTGATGCAGTGATTGTAATTAAAAATTTACCTGTGAAAGGTGCTCCCAACCCAATAAAAGCGGGTACAAAAGTAAAAAACATACGATTGGTTGAAGGCGACCATAACATTGATTGCAAAATTGATGGTTTTGGCTCTATGAGCTTAAAATCTGAATTTGTAAGAAAAGCGTAG
- a CDS encoding deaminase: MRKLKLEVQLSLDGYVAQEDGHTNWMVWNWGPEWGWDKELQEYHTQLTQSIDCILLSRKMAMEGFIAHWKNTAADANNPQYTFANHVATTKKVVFSTTLTKSADIPGGWENVELCTANIAQTINSLKAEPGKDIIAYGGASFISSLMRENLIDEYHLLINPIVLGKGISFFNTVVQHTPLRLVGTKAFESGMALLNYEPVKPV, from the coding sequence ATGAGAAAACTTAAACTGGAAGTGCAACTCTCGCTCGACGGGTATGTGGCTCAAGAAGACGGCCACACCAATTGGATGGTATGGAACTGGGGGCCTGAATGGGGTTGGGACAAGGAATTGCAAGAGTACCACACGCAACTGACGCAATCAATAGATTGTATATTACTAAGCCGCAAAATGGCTATGGAGGGTTTTATTGCCCACTGGAAAAACACGGCTGCCGATGCAAACAACCCGCAGTACACATTTGCCAATCATGTGGCTACTACTAAAAAGGTGGTGTTTTCTACCACGCTCACAAAATCAGCAGATATACCCGGCGGATGGGAAAATGTAGAGCTTTGTACTGCAAACATTGCACAAACTATAAACAGCCTTAAGGCTGAACCGGGGAAGGATATTATAGCCTACGGCGGGGCTTCTTTTATCTCCTCATTAATGCGTGAAAATTTAATTGATGAATACCATTTACTTATAAACCCGATTGTGTTAGGAAAAGGCATTTCGTTTTTTAACACTGTTGTGCAACACACTCCTTTGCGTTTGGTGGGCACAAAGGCTTTTGAATCAGGTATGGCACTACTTAACTATGAGCCTGTGAAACCTGTGTAG